Proteins encoded in a region of the Chloroflexota bacterium genome:
- a CDS encoding threonine synthase: MPYNGVISRYRPWLDLPAHTQVVSLLEGETPLVPVPRLAARLGGGFQLFVKYEGLNPTGSFKDRGMTAAVSEAIGRGAQAVICASTGNTAASAAAYAARAGVKAVVLIPEGKVALGKLAGALAYGAQVVQVEGSFDDALRLVVEISRKHPLALVNSINPYRLEGQKTAAFEICDTLGHAPDWLCLPVGNAGNITAYWMGFRQYHEAKGTGLPQLLGVQAAGAAPLVLGHPVEHPETVATAIRIGRPARGEQALEAARQSGGRIIAVSDDEILAMQRLLAEEEGLWVEPASAAGLAGLAAEIRAGRFDPAGKTIVAVCTGHGLKDPDAVIRRAPELATVPPELAALEALIV, translated from the coding sequence ATGCCTTACAATGGTGTCATCTCTCGTTACCGCCCGTGGCTCGACTTGCCCGCCCATACGCAGGTGGTTTCCCTGCTGGAAGGCGAGACGCCTCTGGTGCCGGTGCCTCGGCTGGCGGCGCGCCTCGGCGGCGGCTTCCAACTCTTCGTGAAATACGAGGGGCTGAACCCCACCGGCTCGTTCAAAGACCGCGGCATGACCGCCGCGGTGAGCGAGGCCATCGGGCGGGGGGCGCAAGCCGTGATTTGCGCCTCCACAGGCAACACCGCGGCCTCAGCGGCAGCCTATGCTGCCCGCGCCGGCGTTAAAGCGGTGGTGCTGATTCCCGAAGGCAAGGTGGCGCTGGGCAAACTGGCCGGCGCGCTGGCTTACGGGGCGCAGGTGGTGCAGGTGGAAGGCTCTTTTGATGACGCCCTGCGCCTGGTGGTGGAAATCAGCCGCAAGCATCCCCTCGCGCTGGTCAATTCCATCAACCCCTACCGGCTGGAAGGCCAGAAAACCGCGGCCTTCGAGATTTGCGACACCCTCGGCCATGCCCCCGACTGGCTCTGCCTGCCCGTGGGCAACGCGGGCAACATCACCGCCTACTGGATGGGCTTTCGCCAGTACCACGAAGCGAAGGGTACCGGCCTGCCCCAACTGCTGGGCGTGCAGGCGGCGGGCGCGGCGCCCTTAGTGCTCGGCCATCCCGTGGAGCACCCCGAAACCGTGGCGACGGCCATCCGCATTGGCCGCCCGGCCCGCGGCGAGCAGGCGCTGGAAGCCGCGCGGCAATCGGGCGGGCGCATCATCGCCGTGAGCGACGACGAAATTTTAGCCATGCAGCGCCTGCTGGCCGAAGAAGAAGGCCTGTGGGTGGAACCCGCTTCGGCGGCGGGGCTGGCCGGGCTGGCCGCCGAAATCCGCGCCGGCCGCTTCGACCCCGCGGGCAAAACCATTGTGGCCGTTTGCACCGGCCACGGCCTGAAAGACCCCGACGCGGTCATCCGCCGCGCGCCCGAACTCGCCACCGTGCCCCCTGAACTGGCGGCGCTGGAGGCGCTGATCGTGTAA